One window of Kosakonia cowanii JCM 10956 = DSM 18146 genomic DNA carries:
- a CDS encoding type VI secretion system Vgr family protein has product MPNRITIQTPIDGLLFWKMSGHEAISQPFSLNVVLLGTDARIDRSALLGQPLTVTIPTQNALSPRYFNGKVTGVAVSAVELSGSRYAAYTLTVESDLWPMQRDRNMRIFQEQTVPQIVKTLLAEYQVNVEDALIENHRVWDYSVQYQESSFDFISRLMELEGIAYYFRHDKDKHTLVLVDSAEQYQPAKGYEIIPYQHTPSGGSTTTEGIAQWAIADFVTPGLYSLDDYDFRKPNAWLHQARQNPSSPQPGKIDVYDWPGRFVEHGHGETYARIRQQRWQVEHHRINGTATALGIAPGTTFVLSNAPFFSDNGEYLTTEAHYQFEENRYASGADNNTHHQIDFSVIPSTVVFRPAQATSWPRTYGPQTAKVVGPQGESIWTDRYGRVKVKFHWDRQGKGDDTCSCWVRVSSAWAGQGFGGVQIPRVNDEVVIDFINGDPDRPIVTGRVYNEASMPPWELPGDATRMGFMTRSKDGNKDNASYLFFEDRIGGETVDLHSERNMNISVENDKSVNIDGHRTTKIGKTQNDEVVGDASFYYQAKRTTTVDKEETATFNQGTTTTISKGRKLTITDSGDISDIKGNVTTTIDGSVDTKIKNGWQYLTLEDGSMWVKISTGGRGVEIQNGDELLVHSGGQKNTITGGVNTTITGNWEQKITNGDITISTPGTITIKGGTKVDIQSPDWYEFKAIALALKLNETSFGLTEIASRGVKYETNPVQFKTRGGGGARFEMLGNSIAFNTLSLKTAMLNIIT; this is encoded by the coding sequence ATGCCAAACCGTATAACAATTCAAACGCCCATAGATGGGCTTCTTTTCTGGAAAATGTCAGGCCATGAGGCCATTTCGCAACCATTCTCACTCAATGTCGTGCTGCTTGGTACAGATGCACGGATCGATCGCAGCGCGTTACTAGGGCAGCCACTCACTGTAACAATCCCAACGCAAAACGCCTTAAGCCCAAGATACTTTAATGGAAAAGTTACCGGCGTTGCGGTAAGCGCGGTTGAATTATCTGGAAGCCGTTATGCAGCCTATACGCTCACCGTTGAGTCTGATCTATGGCCGATGCAACGCGATCGTAATATGCGTATTTTCCAGGAACAAACGGTACCGCAAATTGTTAAAACCCTGCTTGCTGAATATCAGGTCAATGTTGAAGATGCATTGATTGAAAACCATCGGGTCTGGGATTACAGCGTCCAGTATCAGGAAAGTAGCTTTGACTTCATCAGTCGCTTAATGGAACTGGAGGGGATTGCATACTACTTCCGGCATGATAAGGACAAGCATACCCTTGTGCTGGTTGATTCCGCCGAACAATATCAGCCTGCGAAAGGTTACGAAATAATCCCTTACCAACATACTCCGTCCGGTGGTAGCACGACGACCGAAGGCATCGCTCAGTGGGCTATCGCAGACTTCGTGACGCCGGGCCTTTACAGCCTGGACGACTATGACTTCCGTAAACCAAATGCATGGCTGCATCAGGCTCGCCAGAATCCCTCCTCTCCGCAACCCGGAAAAATAGATGTTTATGACTGGCCGGGGAGATTTGTTGAGCATGGACACGGCGAAACGTATGCGCGGATCCGCCAGCAGAGATGGCAAGTAGAACATCATCGTATTAATGGAACTGCGACGGCGCTCGGCATTGCGCCAGGCACGACTTTTGTATTAAGCAATGCCCCCTTCTTTAGTGATAACGGTGAATATCTCACAACCGAAGCCCATTATCAGTTTGAGGAAAACCGCTATGCCAGTGGCGCGGACAATAATACGCATCACCAAATCGATTTCTCCGTCATTCCATCAACGGTGGTATTCCGACCTGCTCAAGCCACATCCTGGCCGAGAACATATGGACCGCAAACAGCGAAAGTCGTTGGCCCGCAAGGTGAAAGTATTTGGACTGACAGGTATGGCCGGGTAAAAGTTAAATTCCATTGGGATCGTCAAGGTAAAGGTGATGATACCTGCTCTTGCTGGGTACGGGTTTCAAGTGCCTGGGCAGGGCAAGGGTTTGGTGGGGTACAAATTCCTCGTGTTAATGATGAGGTGGTCATCGATTTTATTAACGGAGACCCGGATCGTCCCATCGTAACAGGCCGTGTTTACAATGAAGCCAGTATGCCGCCCTGGGAGTTGCCAGGCGATGCCACCCGTATGGGCTTTATGACACGTAGCAAAGATGGGAATAAAGACAATGCCAGTTATCTGTTCTTTGAAGATCGGATTGGGGGTGAGACGGTAGACCTGCATTCAGAACGAAATATGAATATTTCCGTTGAAAATGATAAGTCAGTAAATATCGATGGTCATCGTACAACTAAAATAGGCAAAACCCAAAATGACGAGGTCGTCGGAGATGCCTCTTTCTATTACCAGGCGAAACGGACGACGACTGTTGATAAGGAAGAAACGGCGACGTTTAATCAGGGCACAACAACAACCATCTCGAAGGGACGTAAACTGACAATCACCGATAGTGGTGATATTTCTGATATTAAAGGAAATGTTACAACAACAATTGATGGCTCGGTTGATACGAAAATAAAGAATGGTTGGCAATACCTCACCCTCGAAGATGGCAGTATGTGGGTCAAGATCTCCACGGGTGGGCGCGGTGTTGAAATTCAAAATGGTGATGAACTACTTGTTCACAGTGGTGGACAAAAAAATACGATTACCGGTGGTGTAAATACAACGATCACAGGAAACTGGGAACAGAAAATAACTAACGGTGACATTACTATTTCAACGCCAGGCACCATAACAATTAAAGGTGGCACCAAGGTTGATATACAATCCCCTGACTGGTATGAATTCAAAGCCATTGCTCTGGCATTGAAATTGAATGAGACCTCTTTTGGTTTAACTGAGATAGCCTCCAGGGGAGTCAAATATGAAACCAATCCGGTTCAATTCAAAACAAGAGGCGGTGGTGGTGCGCGTTTTGAAATGCTTGGCAATTCAATCGCTTTTAACACGCTGTCTTTAAAGACCGCTATGCTAAATATCATTACATGA
- a CDS encoding SymE family type I addiction module toxin, with product MTKTLTKTQRHCIVGYRPNRGDTSTPALQLKGKWLREAGFETGVHVTVQISKGCIVLIPDNDTVHELRVQLEQARAVIDNVREGVRGFRAGGYFV from the coding sequence ATGACGAAAACCCTTACGAAAACCCAGCGTCACTGTATTGTCGGCTACCGCCCGAACCGCGGCGACACCAGCACACCCGCCCTGCAACTGAAAGGCAAATGGCTGCGCGAAGCAGGCTTTGAAACCGGCGTGCATGTCACGGTGCAGATATCGAAAGGCTGCATTGTACTTATTCCCGATAATGACACCGTGCATGAACTGCGTGTGCAGCTGGAACAGGCCAGGGCGGTGATTGATAACGTAAGGGAAGGGGTGAGGGGGTTTAGAGCTGGGGGTTATTTTGTTTAA
- a CDS encoding dienelactone hydrolase family protein, with protein MRAVIALAMMLSGALPALADTTPAPENQQIAGLSRTPLMLPVTLANDKPALLEAFVTRPANNDPAPVALITNGTADTADFDRFVMNPNRYASTAIAFARHGYAAVVLLRQGYGQSSGAAEYAGGSCAQPHHQLAGERDRDTLLAALKAIRQQPWASPKQAVLVGMSSGGFAMLATGAANPPGVQAVINFDGGRGALDGKSFCDQPGLLKALTDYGKRTTIPSLWLYAANDRAFPPAAAKAMFSAYQQSGAPATFVAMPAFGENGHTFMDSAPEAFWWKQVANFLQQQALPYQPIAELPQTQLPVPSVLNDAGRKAFQEYAASQRYEKAFAIDAQGDWGVAYWARTRDEAAESSLGYCAKQQEAGKAGCHLYTINNEVVPEQTVQR; from the coding sequence ATGCGTGCAGTGATAGCGTTAGCCATGATGTTGTCAGGCGCTTTGCCCGCCTTAGCGGATACCACCCCTGCGCCGGAAAACCAACAGATTGCGGGCCTGAGCCGCACGCCGCTGATGCTGCCGGTGACGCTTGCAAACGACAAGCCTGCGCTGCTGGAGGCGTTTGTTACCCGCCCGGCGAACAACGACCCTGCGCCAGTTGCACTTATTACCAACGGCACGGCGGACACTGCCGACTTTGACCGCTTTGTGATGAACCCCAACCGTTATGCTTCGACGGCGATAGCGTTTGCCCGCCACGGCTATGCGGCGGTGGTGCTGCTGCGCCAGGGGTATGGGCAGTCGAGCGGGGCGGCGGAGTATGCGGGCGGATCGTGCGCGCAGCCGCATCATCAACTGGCAGGTGAGCGCGATCGCGACACTTTGCTGGCGGCGCTGAAGGCGATCCGTCAGCAGCCGTGGGCGTCGCCGAAGCAGGCGGTGCTGGTGGGGATGTCCTCCGGCGGTTTCGCCATGCTGGCGACCGGCGCGGCCAACCCGCCCGGCGTGCAGGCGGTGATTAACTTCGACGGCGGGCGCGGAGCGCTGGATGGCAAATCCTTCTGCGACCAGCCCGGTTTGCTGAAGGCGCTTACTGATTACGGTAAGAGAACCACGATTCCGTCGCTGTGGCTCTACGCCGCCAACGACCGCGCCTTTCCCCCGGCGGCGGCGAAAGCGATGTTCAGCGCTTATCAGCAAAGCGGTGCGCCCGCGACGTTCGTCGCGATGCCAGCATTTGGGGAGAATGGCCATACCTTTATGGACTCCGCCCCTGAGGCGTTCTGGTGGAAGCAGGTTGCAAACTTCTTACAGCAGCAGGCGCTGCCCTATCAACCTATTGCCGAACTGCCGCAGACGCAACTTCCTGTGCCGTCGGTACTGAATGACGCAGGACGTAAGGCGTTTCAGGAATATGCTGCATCACAACGTTATGAAAAGGCGTTCGCCATCGATGCGCAGGGAGACTGGGGTGTTGCTTACTGGGCGAGAACGCGCGACGAGGCGGCGGAAAGCTCGCTCGGCTACTGCGCAAAGCAGCAGGAAGCTGGCAAGGCGGGATGCCACCTCTACACTATTAATAATGAGGTTGTACCTGAACAGACCGTGCAACGTTAG
- the flhD gene encoding flagellar transcriptional regulator FlhD: protein MNEHNFEEQMQSIQDLNLSYLLLAQRLIREDKIAAGFRLGLNDATLETLSHLSLPQLIKLASTGQLISRLRIDDDVVINCLTKESRIDALQRLHTGIILSSNLLNTVDNNGDEAA from the coding sequence ATGAACGAACACAATTTTGAAGAACAAATGCAGTCTATTCAGGATCTGAACCTCTCCTATTTATTACTGGCTCAGCGTTTGATCCGTGAAGATAAGATTGCCGCCGGTTTCCGCCTTGGCCTGAACGATGCCACGCTGGAGACGCTAAGCCACTTATCGCTGCCGCAACTGATTAAACTCGCCTCTACCGGGCAGCTGATCAGCCGCCTGCGTATCGATGATGATGTAGTGATTAACTGCCTGACTAAAGAGTCCCGTATCGATGCACTGCAACGTCTGCACACCGGGATTATTCTGTCGAGCAACCTGCTCAACACGGTTGATAATAACGGCGACGAGGCAGCGTAA
- the flhC gene encoding flagellar transcriptional regulator FlhC produces the protein MLHEKSIMSEIKDAQIAMELINFGARMQVLESETNLSRRRLLKLYKELKGDSPPKGMLPFSADWYMSWEQNIHSSIFYNIYRYLQRAEKGRSVELMIKAYRIYLEHGLAQADEEPVLGLTRAWTLLRFMEGGMLKQTQCDCCGGNFVSTPEHMFNGFTCSLCVPPSRAMKRSPQLDFAAGTMTTLQ, from the coding sequence ATGCTGCACGAAAAAAGCATCATGTCTGAAATTAAAGACGCGCAAATCGCGATGGAGTTAATTAATTTCGGTGCGAGGATGCAGGTTCTGGAGAGTGAAACTAATTTAAGCCGCCGTCGTCTGTTAAAACTCTATAAAGAGTTGAAAGGCGATTCGCCGCCGAAAGGTATGCTGCCGTTCTCCGCTGACTGGTATATGTCGTGGGAGCAGAATATTCACTCGTCAATTTTCTACAATATTTACCGCTATTTGCAGAGAGCGGAAAAGGGTCGCTCTGTAGAGCTGATGATTAAAGCCTACCGTATCTATCTGGAACACGGTCTGGCGCAGGCGGACGAGGAGCCGGTACTGGGGCTGACCCGCGCATGGACGCTACTGCGTTTTATGGAGGGCGGCATGCTGAAGCAGACCCAGTGCGACTGCTGCGGCGGCAATTTTGTCAGCACGCCAGAGCATATGTTTAACGGTTTTACCTGTAGTCTTTGTGTACCGCCTTCACGGGCGATGAAAAGAAGCCCGCAGCTCGATTTCGCTGCCGGCACCATGACAACCCTGCAATAA
- a CDS encoding helix-turn-helix transcriptional regulator codes for MSLKSSVSNANVLIYSEDHFSAMGLITLIKLYRPNLRVSYISSLEEASRATGSKLRILVAVATQATNLMSLMQTTHYLRELKEGLPCLLLCEDFDPVLPALLPDMLRLSLNAPIRTVFESITGLMSKKRAKPQELSVLPLLTHRQREVLCLLASGSSAQEVSSTLGISLKTAYVHRRDILTRLNIGPSYYRGVFTGRLA; via the coding sequence ATGAGCCTGAAATCCTCCGTCAGTAACGCTAATGTTTTGATTTACAGCGAAGATCACTTTTCGGCGATGGGGCTGATCACGCTGATAAAGCTCTATCGCCCCAATTTACGCGTCAGCTATATCAGCAGCCTTGAGGAGGCGAGCCGGGCGACGGGGAGTAAGCTGCGTATTCTGGTGGCGGTGGCCACTCAGGCCACTAATCTGATGTCGTTGATGCAGACCACCCACTATTTGCGTGAGCTGAAAGAGGGGTTGCCCTGCCTGCTGCTGTGCGAGGATTTCGATCCCGTGCTGCCCGCGCTGCTGCCGGATATGCTGCGGCTCAGCCTCAACGCGCCGATCCGCACGGTATTTGAGTCGATTACCGGCCTAATGTCGAAAAAGCGCGCGAAACCGCAGGAACTTTCGGTGCTGCCGCTGCTGACTCACCGCCAGCGCGAAGTGTTATGCCTGCTGGCGTCCGGCTCCAGCGCGCAGGAGGTCTCCTCTACGCTCGGCATCAGCCTGAAAACCGCCTACGTTCACCGGCGCGATATTCTCACGCGTCTTAATATCGGCCCGAGCTACTACCGCGGCGTCTTTACCGGCCGCCTGGCGTAA
- the fliR gene encoding flagellar biosynthetic protein FliR: MFTLSLVHLYDNVNQYFWPCLRMLALFGAAPIFSEKPLSARFKVALALLTAFLIAPQLPASNIAIASLDGFWACCQQLIIGIAIGLSVQLIFVAVRHAGEIIGMQMGLSFAMVYDPAGGPSMPVVARLLNLFVTLLFLTFDGHLYMLEVLASSFTAFPINAAPLGANGFMAMVSAGEMIFRYGMMLGLPVITLLLCLNLTMGLLNRLSPQLSIFVIGFPISLTVGMVAMSLVMFTLAPFFENMMGGIFDRLFVILTGFR; encoded by the coding sequence ATGTTTACGCTCTCGCTGGTTCACCTCTATGACAACGTAAACCAGTACTTCTGGCCCTGCCTGCGCATGCTGGCGCTGTTTGGCGCCGCGCCGATTTTCAGCGAGAAGCCGCTCAGCGCCCGTTTTAAAGTAGCGCTGGCGCTGTTAACCGCTTTTCTTATTGCGCCGCAACTGCCCGCCAGCAACATTGCCATCGCCTCGCTGGATGGCTTCTGGGCCTGCTGCCAGCAGCTGATTATCGGCATCGCCATTGGCCTTTCCGTGCAGCTGATTTTTGTCGCCGTGCGCCACGCGGGCGAGATTATCGGTATGCAGATGGGGCTCTCCTTTGCCATGGTTTACGATCCTGCCGGCGGCCCGAGTATGCCGGTGGTCGCGCGCCTGTTAAACCTCTTTGTCACGCTGCTGTTTCTCACCTTTGACGGCCATCTCTATATGCTGGAAGTGCTGGCCAGCAGTTTCACCGCGTTTCCGATCAACGCCGCACCGCTGGGTGCAAACGGCTTTATGGCGATGGTCAGCGCCGGGGAGATGATCTTCCGTTACGGCATGATGCTCGGCCTGCCGGTTATCACACTGCTGCTGTGCCTCAACCTGACCATGGGGCTGCTCAACCGCCTCTCGCCGCAGCTCTCCATCTTCGTCATTGGTTTTCCGATTTCGTTAACCGTCGGCATGGTCGCCATGTCGCTGGTGATGTTCACGCTGGCTCCCTTCTTCGAAAATATGATGGGCGGCATTTTTGACCGCCTGTTCGTGATCCTTACGGGGTTCAGATAG
- the fliQ gene encoding flagellar biosynthesis protein FliQ — translation MTPESVMSLGFQATKVGLMIATPLLLAALAAGLLVSILQASTQINEMTLSFIPKILTLVVVLIACGPWMLTTLVDYMRGLFTSLPYLIR, via the coding sequence ATGACACCTGAAAGTGTAATGTCGCTGGGGTTCCAGGCCACCAAAGTGGGGCTGATGATTGCCACCCCGCTGCTGTTAGCCGCACTGGCAGCTGGCCTGCTGGTCAGCATTCTGCAGGCTTCAACGCAGATCAACGAAATGACCCTGTCGTTTATTCCCAAGATCCTGACGCTGGTGGTGGTGCTTATCGCCTGCGGCCCGTGGATGTTAACCACGCTGGTTGACTACATGCGCGGGCTCTTTACCAGCTTGCCGTACCTTATTCGCTAA
- the fliP gene encoding flagellar type III secretion system pore protein FliP (The bacterial flagellar biogenesis protein FliP forms a type III secretion system (T3SS)-type pore required for flagellar assembly.), which yields MKRNARLLMPLCGLGLALAGWLLPAQMALAANNDILLSHSANGESWSLPVQTLVLLTSLTFLPAILLMMTGFTRIVIVLGLLRSALGTASTPPNQVLLGLALFLTFFVMSPVLNRVYDDAWVPLSQDKISMEVAIEKGSQPLRAFMLKQTREGDLALFSRIANAGDFANADAVPMSILVPAFVTSELKTGFQIGFTLFIPFLIIDLVVASILMALGMMMVPPATISLPFKLMLFVLVDGWQLIIGSLAQSFF from the coding sequence ATGAAACGTAACGCACGCCTGCTGATGCCCCTCTGCGGCCTTGGCCTGGCGCTCGCCGGATGGCTGCTCCCGGCCCAGATGGCGTTGGCGGCCAACAATGACATTCTGCTCTCGCACTCCGCAAACGGCGAAAGCTGGTCGCTGCCGGTGCAGACCCTGGTGCTGCTGACATCGCTCACCTTTTTGCCCGCCATCCTGCTGATGATGACCGGCTTTACCCGCATTGTGATTGTGCTGGGGCTGCTGCGCAGCGCGCTCGGTACGGCAAGCACGCCGCCCAACCAGGTGCTGCTCGGGCTGGCGCTCTTTTTGACCTTCTTCGTGATGTCGCCGGTGCTGAACCGGGTCTATGACGACGCCTGGGTGCCGCTGTCGCAGGACAAGATCTCTATGGAAGTCGCCATAGAGAAGGGGTCGCAGCCGCTGCGCGCCTTCATGCTGAAGCAGACCCGTGAAGGCGATCTGGCGCTCTTCTCCCGCATCGCCAACGCTGGAGACTTTGCTAACGCCGACGCGGTGCCGATGAGCATCCTGGTGCCTGCGTTTGTCACCAGCGAGCTAAAAACCGGCTTCCAGATTGGCTTCACGCTGTTTATCCCGTTTCTCATCATTGACCTGGTGGTCGCCAGCATTCTGATGGCGCTGGGGATGATGATGGTGCCGCCGGCGACGATTTCGCTGCCCTTTAAGCTGATGCTGTTTGTGCTGGTCGATGGCTGGCAGCTGATTATTGGTTCCCTCGCGCAGAGCTTCTTTTAG
- the fliO gene encoding flagellar biosynthetic protein FliO → MNTPSLNAVQPVSAAPAMAPVGTGNIIGALALVILLMAAIAWIARRSGVATRMVKGHNILCVKHTQSIGARERLVVVEVDDKWLLLGVTQDNITNLMTMEKRADVEDVKAASFLPTFQSALVNCIARRKGESK, encoded by the coding sequence ATGAATACGCCGTCGCTTAATGCTGTTCAGCCCGTCTCCGCAGCGCCAGCAATGGCGCCTGTTGGCACCGGCAATATTATCGGCGCACTGGCGCTGGTGATCCTGTTAATGGCGGCTATCGCCTGGATCGCCCGCCGCAGTGGCGTCGCTACGCGAATGGTAAAGGGACATAACATTCTTTGTGTGAAACACACCCAGTCAATCGGTGCGCGCGAGCGCCTGGTGGTGGTCGAAGTGGACGACAAATGGCTGCTGCTGGGCGTGACGCAGGACAATATCACTAACCTGATGACCATGGAGAAACGGGCAGACGTTGAAGACGTTAAAGCAGCGTCGTTCCTGCCGACTTTCCAGAGCGCGTTAGTGAACTGCATTGCCCGGCGCAAAGGTGAGAGCAAATAA
- the fliN gene encoding flagellar motor switch protein FliN, with protein MSDMEHDSGSNKSSLGDIWGDAMSEQFSSENSAEVLSQAEDVMVNLSEDLNLVLDIPVKMTVELGRTKMTIKELLRLSPGSIVSLDGLAGEPLDILINGYLIAQGEVVVVSDKFGIRITDIITPSERMHRLSR; from the coding sequence ATGAGCGATATGGAACATGATTCAGGCTCAAATAAGTCTTCGCTCGGCGACATCTGGGGCGACGCAATGAGTGAACAGTTTTCCAGTGAAAACAGTGCCGAGGTGCTTTCCCAGGCGGAAGATGTAATGGTTAATTTATCTGAAGATTTAAATCTGGTGCTCGATATCCCGGTGAAAATGACCGTGGAATTAGGCCGCACCAAAATGACGATCAAAGAGTTATTGCGATTAAGCCCAGGCTCCATTGTTTCTCTGGATGGCCTCGCGGGCGAGCCGCTTGATATTTTGATCAATGGTTATTTAATTGCGCAGGGCGAGGTCGTGGTGGTTTCCGATAAATTCGGCATCCGTATTACCGACATTATTACCCCGTCTGAGCGCATGCATCGTTTGAGCAGATAA
- the fliM gene encoding flagellar motor switch protein FliM produces MSDSILSQDEIDNLLNGGPSSSQNSAPATPASPEDNIKPYDPNTQRRVVRERLYSLEIINERFARQFRIGLFNILRRSPDVTAGNIKIQPYHEFARNLPVMTSLNLMNMNPLRGTALFVFSPNLVFTAVDNLFGGDGRFPTKADGREFTPTEQRIIQRMLAMAREAYDYAWTSIFKIKTEFVRSELQVKFTNITSSPNDIVVTTPFQVDIGSHSGELQICIPFSIIEPIRELLTNPPLENSQHENNQWRSSLASQMRDTELELVVKFAEISTRLSRIMKLKPDDIIPLDKPEQLGGFVNDVPVMTGKYGSANNQYAIQVDALQNSTLLGFKKE; encoded by the coding sequence ATGTCGGACAGTATTTTATCCCAGGATGAGATCGACAATCTTCTGAATGGCGGTCCCAGCAGCAGTCAAAATAGTGCGCCGGCCACCCCCGCATCGCCAGAAGATAATATTAAGCCTTACGATCCGAATACGCAGCGTCGTGTTGTCCGTGAACGTTTATATTCGTTAGAGATTATCAACGAACGTTTTGCGCGCCAGTTTCGCATCGGCTTATTTAATATTTTGCGTCGTAGCCCGGATGTCACCGCAGGAAACATTAAGATTCAGCCGTACCATGAGTTTGCGCGTAATCTGCCGGTGATGACCAGCCTGAACCTGATGAACATGAACCCGCTACGCGGCACGGCGCTCTTCGTCTTCTCGCCGAATCTGGTCTTTACGGCGGTGGATAACCTGTTTGGCGGTGACGGTCGCTTCCCGACCAAGGCGGACGGACGCGAATTTACCCCAACGGAACAGCGCATTATTCAGCGCATGTTAGCGATGGCGCGCGAGGCCTATGACTATGCCTGGACCTCAATTTTCAAAATTAAAACCGAGTTTGTGCGTTCTGAATTACAGGTGAAATTTACCAATATCACCTCATCACCGAACGATATTGTGGTGACGACGCCTTTTCAGGTGGATATCGGCTCGCACAGCGGTGAGTTACAGATCTGTATTCCGTTTAGCATTATTGAGCCGATTCGCGAATTGTTGACCAATCCGCCGCTGGAAAATTCGCAGCATGAAAATAATCAGTGGCGCAGTTCGTTAGCATCACAAATGCGTGATACCGAACTGGAGTTGGTGGTGAAATTTGCTGAGATCTCCACCCGTCTCTCAAGAATTATGAAGCTGAAACCGGATGACATTATTCCGCTGGATAAGCCCGAGCAGCTTGGCGGGTTTGTTAATGATGTACCGGTAATGACCGGTAAATACGGCAGCGCAAATAATCAATACGCCATCCAGGTTGATGCGTTACAGAATTCAACATTGTTAGGTTTCAAGAAGGAGTAA
- a CDS encoding flagellar basal body-associated FliL family protein, which yields MEISKLKNQVTHINSGKPPAAPVVEATPVYMDLDTFTVSLKPDAHDSDRILYIGLTFKVASAEAKVALEKHLPEIRSHLLVLFSQQTAAELTGDQAKALLAAKTKDAVNASLPGQHKPMVTNVLFNAFILR from the coding sequence GTGGAAATCAGTAAATTAAAAAATCAGGTCACCCATATTAATAGTGGCAAGCCGCCCGCAGCACCGGTAGTGGAAGCGACGCCGGTTTATATGGATCTCGACACCTTTACCGTCAGCCTGAAACCCGATGCCCATGACAGCGATCGTATTCTTTATATCGGTCTGACCTTCAAGGTTGCGAGTGCTGAAGCGAAAGTCGCGCTGGAAAAACATCTGCCGGAAATTCGTAGCCATTTACTGGTGCTCTTTTCTCAACAAACTGCGGCTGAATTAACCGGCGATCAGGCAAAAGCTTTACTCGCGGCGAAAACCAAAGATGCGGTTAATGCCTCACTCCCAGGCCAGCATAAACCGATGGTAACAAACGTCCTGTTTAATGCATTTATCTTACGGTAA